A genomic segment from Bradyrhizobium diazoefficiens USDA 110 encodes:
- a CDS encoding DUF4011 domain-containing protein, translating to MTTFGANSDNNHFRSTESGEGGAGIAELVREGVRKAREKLIDLSMRNAMLNFRHSETSAKHVRIVDEDIALLIGTLASGKSLDVIPIPPVEQVPRDEETDGFRSALKTAKETDPEWLAAEDARRAAGNRRRAKDKVAERALRDRVRAKLGMPEWRVATDARARARELGIDPSYDLPPSKRSTQRHHADNTLQTLFFPDRLEPKLASIHSAARALQEDAGLSALYFAVGFLEWYEQDDSTDPVYAPLVLLPVNMEKRIANGEYVFSIAGRDDDEASNVALREKLKRFAIDLPEYDPETGIEAYLSSVTDCLNNKPRWKVRRFATIGLFSFARQAMWSDLDSSRWPAEARPEAHPLLGQVYGDVVGEHADNVAPVYDVDEPQLESQAPALVIEADASQLSAVIDATTGKNLVIQGPPGTGKSQAITNIIANALWHGKTVLFVSEKMAALKVVKDRLDHMGLGLYCLEVHSAKASKASVLKSIRERMETPRSVANVQEVESAREALRQARHRLTEYASLMNSSAGTTGLSVHQVLWGDFTRAGQEPAPPKPTAEFRLPDVLNIDRFKLAELVGVGRALDDWAAGMGTAAEPAHQPWRGVGNLNLNRFDRARAVEVVARWADALRRLQRNVESLSVLASWEGIASPDDASSAAGIVSRLPAADEDVEDKLLVTSTGEAARKSLDDWADRCVRAHDLELQVDGICSRQALESDGEAIEPLLEKAAAFDVAGLTVEEISRAFDSARQSAGRLRSLVRLMTDLLDAAGRDPNAASDVKSEAMAAGYLLVIPKLRQDNLRYRSQALTTDSVVDDLDAARELAGEARSAAIEARFSEQATTGLADSIPSAAELRRAAGTFRSTGFFGRLFGGEWRTAPAVCRQTFPDEPKLPPADAAKRLLAAALWKDRLQRLEERAEAKAAAGRHWKGPETPFDRLIEVSGWMRSVQKVTPPGEAGGRELRRLAFEGGSDEFAMLVRFAEAAESLNLVEAFQTAFASRSTIRTEADRLEARASALDSIVNASRKFGIQASQPVSALAKARQMQTEAKALRQQMAADVMATNVCASISTGSELERARKIHATTRFVAGVQSMQLPPPVARYLLQEGYADRSSGLKRAAEAMSGAVADVERAAAEADELLMLRPEEWCGGPPNVAPIRMQLEKCERASQAPDALEKQITLLSTELEAVNLGLSDLIRCWPAEGLRYAGVALAVEAAFYRSAAEKLMREHPVLTRHAGNTHEQVRKRFQDLDREILQLNRKMVAAQLRARPIPPGRRAGSTRDYTDNEMLTHQTGLQQPRIALRRLFSNAGNAIRSYTPCVMMSPMSVAQYLEPGRHSFDLLVVDEASQMRPEDALGAMLRCKQAVIVGDPEQLPPTDFFSASDDPSDEKAEDAPEESILELGRRCWHPMRMLEVHYRSRHQSLIAYSNREFYGERLLVYPSPVLEDPDFGVSCRKVDGAYEVGQGRNPAEARAIVEEAAQLMRTRADRSIGIVAMNQAQRDLIETLMDERATTDQDVQAYREKWADNLEDFFVKNLENVQGDERDVILISTVYGPTAEGVFHQRFGPLNRAYGHRRLNVLFTRAKRRLTVFTSMDPGNIVADGNRRGVRVLKEFLEYASRGSFTPGRETGEEPDSDFERWFLSRLKAANYQAHPQVGVAKYRIDIGVVHPDKPGSYILGVECDGATYHSSKSARDRDRLRQDVLEGLNWRIYRIWSTDWYRDPEREFNRLIERIERLRAPG from the coding sequence ATGACGACGTTCGGGGCAAATAGCGACAACAACCATTTTCGCTCGACCGAGTCCGGTGAGGGCGGCGCCGGCATCGCCGAATTGGTGCGGGAAGGCGTCCGTAAAGCCCGCGAAAAGCTGATCGACCTCAGCATGCGCAATGCGATGCTGAATTTTCGTCACTCGGAGACATCGGCAAAGCACGTCCGCATCGTCGATGAGGACATCGCCCTGCTGATTGGAACTTTGGCCTCGGGCAAGTCCCTCGACGTCATTCCGATCCCACCCGTCGAGCAGGTGCCACGGGACGAGGAAACCGACGGTTTCCGAAGCGCCCTGAAGACAGCAAAGGAAACCGATCCCGAGTGGCTGGCCGCCGAAGACGCGCGTCGTGCTGCCGGCAACCGTCGCCGCGCCAAGGACAAGGTGGCGGAGCGGGCGCTCCGCGATCGCGTGCGGGCGAAGCTCGGGATGCCGGAATGGCGGGTCGCGACCGATGCGCGGGCAAGAGCCCGAGAGCTGGGAATTGACCCTTCGTACGATCTGCCGCCGTCCAAGCGTTCCACGCAGCGGCATCACGCGGACAATACCCTACAAACACTCTTTTTCCCGGACCGCCTGGAGCCGAAGCTGGCCAGCATTCACAGCGCCGCGCGCGCGCTTCAAGAGGATGCCGGGCTGAGCGCGCTATACTTCGCGGTCGGTTTTCTCGAATGGTACGAACAGGACGATTCGACAGATCCAGTCTATGCACCCCTCGTCTTGTTGCCCGTCAACATGGAGAAGCGCATTGCCAACGGCGAGTACGTCTTCTCCATCGCGGGCAGGGACGACGACGAAGCAAGCAACGTCGCGCTCCGCGAAAAGCTGAAGCGCTTCGCAATCGATCTTCCGGAATACGATCCCGAAACGGGAATCGAAGCCTATCTCTCCAGCGTCACCGACTGCCTCAACAACAAGCCGAGATGGAAGGTTCGGCGTTTCGCGACTATCGGGCTCTTCTCGTTCGCCCGTCAGGCGATGTGGAGCGATCTCGATTCGTCGCGATGGCCGGCAGAGGCGAGGCCCGAAGCACATCCGCTGCTCGGGCAAGTCTACGGCGATGTCGTCGGCGAGCACGCCGACAATGTGGCTCCGGTCTACGACGTGGACGAGCCGCAACTGGAATCCCAGGCGCCCGCGCTCGTCATCGAAGCCGATGCATCGCAGCTCAGCGCCGTGATCGACGCCACGACCGGCAAGAACCTCGTGATCCAGGGGCCGCCTGGCACGGGAAAGTCGCAGGCGATCACCAACATCATCGCCAACGCTCTCTGGCACGGCAAGACGGTCTTGTTCGTCTCCGAGAAGATGGCGGCGCTGAAGGTGGTGAAGGACCGGCTCGATCACATGGGTCTCGGTCTCTATTGCCTGGAAGTGCACTCGGCAAAGGCTTCGAAGGCATCCGTCCTGAAGTCGATCCGCGAGCGGATGGAAACTCCGCGCAGCGTGGCGAACGTCCAGGAGGTCGAGAGTGCCCGCGAAGCTCTTCGGCAGGCGCGACACCGCCTCACCGAGTACGCGAGCCTGATGAACAGTTCGGCCGGCACTACCGGCCTCAGCGTGCACCAAGTGCTTTGGGGCGATTTCACGAGAGCAGGCCAGGAGCCCGCGCCGCCAAAGCCGACGGCCGAGTTCCGCCTTCCGGATGTTCTGAACATCGACCGCTTCAAGCTCGCTGAACTTGTCGGAGTAGGCAGAGCCCTGGACGATTGGGCGGCAGGGATGGGGACCGCGGCCGAACCGGCGCACCAGCCGTGGAGGGGGGTCGGCAATCTCAACCTGAACCGATTTGATCGCGCCAGGGCGGTGGAAGTCGTCGCACGGTGGGCCGACGCTCTCAGACGGCTCCAACGGAACGTCGAATCGCTTTCCGTCTTGGCGTCGTGGGAAGGAATCGCCTCGCCCGACGACGCCTCCTCGGCCGCCGGAATCGTCTCGCGCTTGCCTGCGGCCGACGAAGATGTCGAGGACAAGCTGCTCGTCACCTCGACCGGCGAAGCTGCCCGCAAATCGCTCGACGATTGGGCCGATCGCTGCGTGAGGGCCCATGATCTCGAGTTGCAGGTCGACGGAATCTGCTCCAGGCAGGCCCTCGAATCCGACGGCGAGGCGATAGAGCCTCTGTTGGAGAAGGCAGCAGCCTTCGACGTAGCCGGTCTGACGGTGGAAGAGATATCCAGGGCTTTCGACTCGGCGAGGCAATCCGCGGGCAGGCTTCGGTCCCTCGTCCGGTTGATGACGGACCTTCTCGACGCGGCGGGGCGCGATCCCAATGCCGCTTCCGACGTCAAGTCCGAGGCGATGGCGGCCGGCTATCTTCTCGTCATTCCCAAGCTCCGGCAGGACAATCTTCGCTATCGCTCGCAGGCGCTGACTACGGACTCGGTCGTCGACGATCTGGATGCCGCCCGCGAGCTCGCCGGCGAGGCCCGTTCCGCGGCGATCGAAGCGCGCTTCTCCGAACAGGCCACGACGGGGCTCGCCGATTCGATTCCGTCCGCGGCGGAGCTTCGCCGAGCTGCGGGAACGTTTCGCTCCACGGGCTTCTTCGGCAGACTCTTCGGCGGAGAATGGCGGACGGCACCAGCGGTCTGCCGTCAAACGTTTCCGGACGAGCCCAAACTCCCGCCCGCCGACGCCGCAAAGCGGTTGCTCGCCGCGGCGCTGTGGAAGGATCGTCTGCAGAGATTGGAGGAACGCGCCGAAGCCAAGGCCGCCGCCGGCCGTCACTGGAAGGGACCGGAAACTCCGTTCGACCGTCTCATCGAAGTGTCGGGCTGGATGCGTTCCGTGCAAAAGGTGACGCCGCCCGGCGAGGCAGGCGGACGAGAGCTGCGTCGGCTGGCTTTCGAGGGCGGATCGGACGAATTCGCAATGCTCGTTCGCTTCGCGGAAGCCGCCGAAAGCCTGAATCTCGTCGAGGCTTTCCAGACCGCGTTCGCCTCGCGTTCGACGATCCGCACGGAGGCCGATCGTCTGGAGGCGCGAGCGTCCGCCTTGGATTCGATCGTGAACGCCAGCCGCAAATTCGGCATCCAAGCAAGCCAACCCGTCTCCGCCCTTGCGAAGGCCCGACAAATGCAGACGGAAGCCAAAGCGTTGCGACAGCAGATGGCGGCCGACGTCATGGCGACGAACGTCTGCGCGTCGATATCGACGGGGTCCGAACTCGAGCGGGCCAGAAAAATTCATGCGACGACCCGTTTCGTCGCAGGCGTGCAGTCGATGCAGCTTCCTCCTCCCGTCGCCCGTTATCTACTGCAGGAAGGTTACGCCGATCGCTCCTCCGGCTTGAAGCGTGCCGCGGAAGCCATGAGCGGAGCCGTCGCCGACGTCGAGCGCGCCGCCGCGGAAGCGGATGAACTCCTTATGTTGCGCCCCGAAGAATGGTGCGGCGGCCCCCCGAACGTTGCGCCGATCCGGATGCAATTGGAGAAGTGCGAGCGAGCATCCCAGGCTCCGGATGCGCTCGAGAAGCAGATCACGTTGCTTTCGACGGAGCTCGAAGCCGTGAATTTGGGCTTGAGCGACCTTATCCGTTGCTGGCCCGCGGAGGGGCTCCGCTACGCGGGTGTCGCGCTCGCGGTGGAAGCCGCGTTCTATCGCTCTGCCGCGGAGAAGCTCATGCGGGAGCATCCCGTCCTGACGCGGCATGCAGGTAACACTCACGAGCAGGTGCGCAAGCGGTTCCAGGATCTGGATCGCGAGATCCTTCAACTCAATCGCAAGATGGTCGCCGCCCAGCTCCGTGCTCGGCCGATTCCGCCCGGTCGGCGCGCAGGTTCGACGCGCGATTATACCGACAACGAGATGCTTACGCACCAAACCGGCCTGCAACAGCCGCGGATCGCGCTTCGCCGCCTGTTCTCGAATGCGGGCAACGCAATCCGCTCCTACACGCCTTGCGTGATGATGAGTCCCATGTCCGTCGCGCAGTATCTCGAGCCCGGCCGTCACAGCTTCGATCTGCTGGTGGTCGATGAGGCTTCGCAGATGCGCCCCGAGGACGCGCTCGGCGCGATGCTGCGTTGCAAGCAAGCGGTCATCGTCGGGGATCCCGAGCAATTGCCGCCCACCGATTTCTTCAGCGCGTCGGACGATCCGAGCGACGAGAAGGCGGAGGATGCGCCCGAAGAATCGATTCTCGAGCTTGGCCGTCGTTGTTGGCATCCGATGCGGATGCTGGAGGTCCACTATCGTTCTCGTCACCAGAGCCTGATCGCGTACTCCAATCGCGAGTTCTACGGCGAGCGCCTGCTGGTGTATCCCAGCCCGGTGCTCGAGGATCCGGATTTCGGAGTGTCGTGCCGGAAGGTCGACGGCGCCTATGAGGTCGGCCAGGGGCGGAATCCCGCGGAGGCCCGCGCGATCGTGGAAGAAGCCGCGCAGTTGATGCGGACGCGGGCCGATCGTTCGATCGGAATCGTCGCGATGAATCAAGCGCAGCGAGATCTCATCGAAACTCTCATGGACGAGCGAGCCACCACGGATCAGGACGTTCAGGCATATCGCGAGAAGTGGGCCGACAATCTGGAAGACTTCTTCGTCAAGAACCTCGAAAACGTGCAAGGTGACGAGCGGGACGTCATATTGATCTCGACGGTCTACGGCCCGACCGCCGAAGGCGTTTTCCACCAGCGTTTCGGCCCGTTGAATAGGGCCTATGGCCATCGGCGCCTCAACGTTTTGTTCACTCGCGCGAAGCGCAGGCTCACGGTCTTCACCTCGATGGATCCCGGTAATATCGTCGCGGACGGAAATCGTCGGGGTGTTCGGGTTCTGAAGGAGTTTCTGGAATACGCGAGCCGCGGCTCCTTCACGCCGGGCCGCGAGACCGGGGAGGAGCCCGACAGCGATTTCGAGCGATGGTTCCTGTCACGCCTGAAGGCGGCGAACTACCAGGCACATCCTCAGGTCGGCGTTGCGAAGTACCGCATCGACATCGGCGTGGTACATCCCGACAAGCCGGGAAGTTACATCCTCGGGGTCGAGTGCGACGGGGCCACGTACCACTCGTCCAAGTCGGCGCGCGATCGCGATCGTCTGAGACAGGATGTCCTCGAAGGACTGAACTGGCGAATCTACAGGAT
- a CDS encoding phospholipase effector Tle1 domain-containing protein: MPSTTRVSVHGRRAALFVTRAYRWLHNVASQATGLGITTNIIDCYAAIIRMWEPGDRIFLFGFSRGAYTVRCLAAVLGQCGVPTTMADGTPLRRDVGTTTRIAREAVKKVYQHVSSPRDTEYLPQREALARRFRERYGSDAGGASNAVPFFIGVFDTVASLGSYALSAALVGATTVVIAALSYLQSFFLFPFLPTFLWTVADAAVAATIGYVATHLKYAVGLSGYSFLKTLHLASPKMRFYDLNLNNAIWYARHAMSIDENRADFARVPWGGSHNKGPQRPDEYPDWLQQVWFAGNHSDIGGSYPENEARLSDISLGWMVHAAKNLPDGTTPDGFGIRVDDRYMTLHPDPLGPQHDEREPGYLRGRFKWTEGLREVQDEAVLHSSVLARFAATDGVQHFYARADYRPPNLRGHTKVKQYYTALPAGDCS; encoded by the coding sequence TTGCCTTCTACGACGCGGGTCTCGGTTCACGGCCGCCGGGCGGCGCTGTTCGTCACGCGCGCCTACCGCTGGTTGCATAACGTTGCCAGCCAGGCGACGGGGCTCGGCATCACAACCAACATCATCGACTGCTACGCCGCGATCATCCGGATGTGGGAGCCCGGCGACCGCATCTTCCTGTTCGGTTTCAGCCGCGGCGCCTACACCGTCCGGTGCCTCGCGGCCGTCCTGGGGCAGTGCGGGGTGCCGACGACGATGGCCGATGGTACGCCGCTCAGACGCGACGTCGGCACGACGACCCGCATCGCGCGTGAGGCGGTGAAGAAGGTCTATCAGCACGTTAGTTCGCCTAGAGATACGGAATATCTGCCGCAGCGCGAGGCGCTGGCGAGGCGCTTTCGCGAGCGGTACGGCAGCGACGCCGGCGGCGCATCCAACGCGGTGCCGTTCTTCATCGGGGTGTTCGACACGGTCGCGTCCCTCGGCAGCTACGCGCTCTCAGCCGCTCTGGTCGGGGCGACCACCGTCGTCATCGCCGCCTTGAGCTACCTGCAGTCGTTCTTCCTGTTTCCCTTCCTCCCCACGTTTCTTTGGACTGTCGCCGACGCGGCGGTCGCAGCGACCATCGGATACGTCGCGACCCACCTGAAGTACGCCGTCGGTCTGTCGGGCTATTCGTTCCTCAAGACGCTCCATCTCGCTTCGCCGAAGATGAGGTTCTACGACCTGAACCTGAACAACGCGATCTGGTACGCACGCCACGCCATGTCGATCGACGAGAACCGCGCCGACTTCGCGCGCGTTCCGTGGGGCGGATCGCACAACAAGGGGCCGCAGCGCCCTGACGAATATCCGGATTGGCTGCAGCAGGTCTGGTTCGCCGGAAACCACTCGGACATCGGCGGCAGCTATCCGGAAAACGAAGCGCGCCTGTCAGATATCTCGTTGGGGTGGATGGTGCACGCCGCCAAGAACCTACCCGACGGCACGACGCCCGACGGGTTCGGCATCAGGGTGGACGATCGGTACATGACGCTCCATCCGGATCCGCTCGGCCCACAGCACGATGAGCGCGAACCTGGCTATCTGCGTGGGCGATTCAAATGGACTGAAGGCCTGCGCGAAGTCCAGGACGAGGCGGTCCTGCATTCGAGTGTCCTCGCGCGCTTTGCCGCCACCGACGGGGTTCAGCACTTCTATGCGCGCGCAGACTATCGACCGCCGAACTTACGTGGCCACACGAAAGTAAAACAATACTATACCGCACTCCCCGCAGGCGATTGCTCGTAG
- a CDS encoding phospholipase effector Tle1 domain-containing protein, whose translation MPKNILIFSDGTGQAGGLRPDENRSNIYKLYRATRCGPDTAIDPREQLAFYDAGLGSRPPGGAVRHARLPLVA comes from the coding sequence ATGCCCAAGAACATCCTGATTTTCTCGGACGGCACCGGTCAGGCCGGCGGCCTCCGTCCGGACGAGAACCGCTCGAACATCTACAAGCTCTATCGGGCGACCCGCTGCGGCCCCGACACCGCGATCGATCCGCGAGAGCAGCTTGCCTTCTACGACGCGGGTCTCGGTTCACGGCCGCCGGGCGGCGCTGTTCGTCACGCGCGCCTACCGCTGGTTGCATAA
- a CDS encoding DUF2971 domain-containing protein, whose protein sequence is MHRRAEKLADRFNFASVQRMAKGNERGAPTGPLFHYTSTAALAGIIASETFWFTSVYHMDDDQELSFGFGISHALLKAALEREDANVRVFLKPLVEDVGFTRIRNRFEFYSASFGQKDDSRQWTDYAGDGTGVAIGLGPKFFGFEKKEDYKPEEETFLGKVEYGEPAAKIRHAAIVDSAVQTIKQAHKQGLLLKAEDEEAFLHLMAAYMYVEILWNSVTTKSDKWSHQIETRLLAVNDLKNPKIEIKNAPARPRVEIPQPRLKANITEVMMGPKADDAARANVRKILDDNGLPDVQVTVSAAA, encoded by the coding sequence ATGCATCGTCGCGCGGAGAAGCTTGCCGATCGCTTCAATTTCGCCAGCGTGCAGCGCATGGCCAAGGGCAACGAACGGGGCGCTCCGACTGGACCACTCTTCCACTACACGTCGACGGCCGCGCTGGCCGGGATCATCGCTTCGGAAACTTTCTGGTTCACTAGCGTCTATCACATGGACGACGATCAGGAACTGTCCTTCGGATTCGGGATCTCCCATGCGCTGCTGAAGGCCGCGCTAGAACGTGAGGACGCCAACGTGCGGGTCTTCCTCAAACCCCTGGTCGAAGACGTCGGGTTCACGAGGATCAGGAACCGATTCGAATTCTACTCCGCCAGCTTCGGCCAAAAGGACGATTCCAGGCAGTGGACCGACTACGCCGGCGACGGCACGGGCGTCGCGATAGGCCTCGGGCCGAAGTTCTTCGGGTTCGAGAAGAAGGAGGACTACAAGCCGGAGGAGGAGACCTTCCTCGGGAAGGTCGAGTACGGAGAGCCTGCGGCGAAGATCCGCCATGCCGCGATCGTTGACAGCGCGGTGCAGACGATAAAGCAGGCACACAAGCAGGGACTGCTGCTTAAGGCGGAGGACGAAGAGGCATTCCTGCATCTGATGGCAGCCTACATGTACGTTGAGATCCTCTGGAATTCCGTGACGACGAAGTCCGACAAATGGTCCCATCAGATCGAGACCAGACTTTTGGCCGTTAACGACCTGAAGAACCCGAAAATCGAGATCAAGAACGCGCCAGCGCGTCCGCGCGTCGAGATTCCCCAGCCACGTCTGAAAGCTAACATCACCGAGGTCATGATGGGACCGAAGGCCGATGACGCGGCCCGGGCGAACGTTCGGAAGATTCTGGATGACAACGGTCTTCCAGATGTTCAGGTGACCGTGTCCGCGGCGGCCTAG
- a CDS encoding DEAD/DEAH box helicase produces the protein MKKLALWKHQRDAVLTGEAYFASGSKRGCLIHMPTGTGKTGVMAVLATMRAASEPVLVVCPSAALVEQLMSEFRSRFWDTIGAGPEWRPDQVLQALPGSVGQLGDKLRGFSGQRTIVVATIQAVQQIHATRDISLLRGTIGTIVFDEGHREPAPLWAAVVREFNVPTVLFSATPFRGDLKVFNVDEGYIHFLSFEQAVAAALIRGVDVRKMNLSDDASTFAAQVVAETDRLAANGRLDPGYKVIVRAGSEDTVLDLYHAFVAVLAGRNDGVMALHNNFTLTGRPGAQMRPDVPADLRQRSERFLLHQFMLVEGIDDPRCSVLALYEPFGNTRMLVQQVGRLTRQSAPLGTKMPEACVLTRPSDGVDRDWESFIAYDKACVANGGKPPLRNGDDVLRGLVAALPQMDYVSGKFRTRIDLDDADLSEDLRFPQSALVYDVSDQFDLDKFQTAVSEALDAEDRFQHQTRGISGGSCRYHVTLRMNQSPFLAEYLFQAASLEVTIYALIGRRLYFYDSAGLWIDELGELTGRLRPMQLRSLLPEDVDNTVSFLAVKNTDLGPSALRSRSLSARSLERAGVFMGEHMNVVTRAGGWADGTRRAVGFSRSRVRDGAGTDLTASEFRDWCTEIDGLLKAKRPGSQILSRFAAPTDTPVDTTPINILVDMLELTGQFSSLATRTDAKFDPDGLCVDIEKDATPTAPAPFRFVLKVDGADVKVWIKWDVKKRKYWLTSPSLSQVKSKSEAKVSLAKRLNQLQPFRIITADLQHAYVNGAFYALDLDLAKTDGPGRLVLDLVTPVKQLGGVTSEKGVPTGADLPTWQQGSLFRVIDDALTQKRGTPEFGAPFPALVCDDFGTEAGDFIGVDDNPSNARAVFVVAKHKPGDPGVSAADFYDVCGQGVKNLAFLKSDGEDLPGALTKFDQPWKLSKGKGKAKRTDRVQRTRAGPGSAAFRKMLARVKQSPGAEREIWLVCAGGMLSKSALKREFLSSPPKAHVLQFYHLVISTYSACQSVGVNLKIFSSP, from the coding sequence TTGAAGAAACTTGCACTTTGGAAGCACCAGCGTGATGCGGTGTTGACCGGCGAGGCATACTTCGCGTCCGGCAGCAAACGGGGCTGTTTGATCCATATGCCCACCGGCACCGGGAAGACCGGCGTCATGGCTGTCCTCGCTACAATGCGGGCAGCGTCAGAGCCCGTCCTCGTGGTCTGTCCATCCGCCGCACTCGTAGAACAGTTGATGTCTGAATTCCGATCGCGGTTTTGGGACACAATCGGTGCTGGACCGGAGTGGCGCCCCGATCAAGTCCTTCAGGCGCTGCCAGGTTCAGTTGGGCAACTCGGCGACAAACTGCGTGGATTTAGCGGTCAGCGGACTATCGTGGTCGCGACCATTCAAGCCGTGCAGCAGATCCACGCTACGCGCGACATCAGCCTGCTGAGGGGTACGATCGGGACGATCGTCTTCGACGAGGGACATCGGGAGCCGGCACCGCTTTGGGCTGCCGTCGTCCGCGAGTTCAATGTGCCGACCGTGCTCTTTAGCGCCACGCCCTTCCGGGGCGATTTGAAGGTGTTTAATGTCGACGAAGGCTACATTCATTTTCTCTCGTTCGAGCAGGCTGTTGCGGCCGCTCTAATCCGCGGCGTAGACGTGCGGAAGATGAATCTGTCGGATGATGCATCGACGTTCGCAGCTCAGGTGGTGGCCGAAACGGACCGACTCGCCGCAAACGGTCGCCTCGATCCCGGGTACAAGGTAATCGTGCGGGCAGGAAGCGAGGATACGGTCCTCGATCTGTACCATGCGTTCGTGGCCGTTTTGGCCGGGCGCAACGACGGGGTTATGGCGCTGCACAACAACTTCACTCTGACCGGACGACCGGGAGCGCAAATGCGGCCCGATGTACCGGCGGATCTGCGGCAAAGATCCGAGCGTTTCTTGCTCCATCAATTTATGCTGGTCGAGGGTATCGACGATCCAAGATGCTCGGTGCTCGCGCTGTACGAGCCCTTCGGCAATACGAGGATGCTGGTACAACAAGTCGGCCGGCTCACGCGCCAGTCTGCGCCTCTCGGAACGAAGATGCCCGAGGCATGCGTCCTGACCAGGCCTTCCGACGGCGTCGATCGTGATTGGGAAAGCTTTATCGCGTACGACAAGGCCTGCGTCGCGAACGGAGGCAAACCGCCGCTGCGCAACGGCGACGATGTACTCCGAGGCCTAGTCGCTGCCCTGCCACAGATGGATTACGTCAGTGGAAAGTTCCGCACGCGAATCGATCTCGACGATGCGGATCTCTCAGAAGATCTGCGGTTTCCACAGTCTGCGCTCGTCTATGACGTTTCCGACCAGTTTGACCTAGACAAATTTCAGACTGCGGTTTCCGAGGCACTCGATGCGGAAGACCGGTTTCAGCACCAAACTCGCGGTATTTCGGGAGGAAGCTGCCGCTATCACGTCACGCTACGGATGAACCAATCTCCTTTTCTTGCGGAGTATCTCTTTCAGGCGGCCTCGCTCGAGGTGACGATATACGCCCTGATCGGCAGACGCTTGTATTTTTACGACAGTGCCGGGCTGTGGATCGACGAACTTGGTGAGCTGACTGGTCGTCTTCGTCCCATGCAGTTGCGCTCGCTACTACCCGAAGACGTCGACAACACTGTTTCGTTTCTCGCGGTCAAGAATACCGATCTCGGACCTTCGGCTCTTCGATCGCGCTCGCTATCTGCGCGCTCCTTGGAACGGGCAGGCGTTTTTATGGGCGAGCACATGAACGTCGTCACGCGGGCGGGCGGGTGGGCGGATGGTACGCGGCGAGCGGTAGGATTCTCCCGCAGTCGTGTCAGAGACGGTGCGGGCACCGATCTGACCGCATCTGAGTTTCGCGACTGGTGCACGGAAATCGATGGCCTTCTGAAAGCAAAGCGACCCGGGTCCCAGATATTGTCGCGATTCGCCGCCCCGACCGACACGCCAGTCGACACCACGCCGATTAACATCCTGGTCGATATGCTAGAATTGACCGGGCAATTCAGCAGCCTGGCGACGCGAACCGATGCAAAGTTCGATCCGGATGGACTATGTGTGGATATCGAAAAAGACGCGACTCCTACCGCGCCGGCTCCTTTTCGCTTCGTGCTGAAGGTCGACGGTGCAGATGTGAAGGTTTGGATCAAATGGGATGTTAAGAAGCGCAAATACTGGCTTACTTCACCTTCTCTAAGCCAGGTCAAGTCGAAGTCGGAAGCAAAGGTCTCGCTCGCTAAGCGCCTGAACCAACTTCAACCGTTCAGGATAATAACTGCAGACCTGCAACATGCCTACGTCAACGGCGCGTTCTATGCGCTAGATCTCGATCTAGCGAAGACCGATGGTCCCGGAAGACTCGTTTTAGATCTTGTTACCCCAGTCAAACAACTGGGCGGGGTCACTTCGGAGAAGGGCGTTCCAACGGGAGCGGACCTCCCGACCTGGCAGCAAGGTTCTCTCTTCCGCGTTATCGACGACGCTCTCACGCAGAAGCGCGGTACACCAGAGTTCGGCGCCCCTTTTCCTGCCCTAGTCTGCGACGACTTTGGAACAGAGGCTGGCGACTTCATCGGCGTGGATGACAATCCGTCAAACGCGCGAGCGGTCTTCGTCGTGGCGAAACACAAGCCAGGCGACCCTGGCGTCTCCGCAGCGGATTTCTACGACGTATGCGGACAAGGAGTTAAAAATCTCGCCTTTCTAAAGAGCGATGGGGAAGATCTTCCAGGAGCGCTGACAAAGTTCGATCAGCCTTGGAAGCTGAGCAAAGGAAAGGGCAAGGCGAAAAGGACCGATCGCGTACAACGGACGCGAGCTGGTCCCGGATCTGCGGCGTTTCGCAAGATGCTCGCACGGGTCAAACAATCGCCCGGTGCCGAGCGCGAGATCTGGCTCGTTTGCGCAGGCGGAATGCTCTCCAAATCTGCACTTAAGCGAGAATTCTTATCTTCTCCGCCCAAGGCGCACGTATTGCAGTTTTACCATCTAGTGATCTCAACGTATTCGGCTTGCCAGTCGGTTGGGGTGAATCTCAAAATCTTTTCATCGCCGTGA